From the Oryza glaberrima chromosome 5, OglaRS2, whole genome shotgun sequence genome, one window contains:
- the LOC127774298 gene encoding putative F-box/LRR-repeat/kelch-repeat protein At1g11620, translating into MVATCNDGVLPVDLLHDILLRLPARPLCRLRAVCRPWRALLSDPSFVAAHGARHPGPHLAVAVRGRLNAYGREVVDVHLVDASSGDVVKRICAGRCDRPAEMSTRGGMALLVDNNLLLRVLDPASGAAPLVPDYEIHPINYSFTLVRTASTGDYKVLRITHDVALQPRERQVCSVLALGGDGVNGGRLARWWEVQSPPGNVKTWHKYVAVVDGVAYFVLRDEFLLRETGGGDWITAFDVEAEQWRPELVGGPPETFHNRLRVSLAALRGSLVVAQDDHRAGTLDLWFLLAGDGGKVGPQHWSKLYTVTMPYHGRPFRLDGERAEPVVVLDDGRIVFWVWERRVSSRGGVMRVYDPNTGGQTDVAAEANCVHVGVYTGSLLRPR; encoded by the coding sequence ATGGTCGCCACCTGCAATGACGGCGTCCTGCCGGTCGACCTGCTCCACGACATACTGCTGCGCCTCCCGGCGAGGCCGCTCTGCCGCCTTCGCGCCGTGTGCCGGCCGTGGCGCGCCCTGCTGTCCGACCCGAGCTTCGTCGCCGCCCACGGGGCAAGGCACCCGGGcccgcacctcgccgtcgccgtccgcggGCGCCTCAACGCCTACGGGAGGGAGGTGGTGGACGTCCACCTCGTGGACGCGTCCTCCGGCGACGTCGTGAAGAGGATTTGCGCGGGGAGGTGCGACCGGCCGGCCGAGATGTCCACGCGTGGCGGCATGGCTCTCCTCGTCGACAACAACCTGTTGCTCCGCGTGCTCGACCCGGCGTCCGGCGCCGCTCCCCTCGTCCCCGACTACGAGATCCACCCCATCAACTACTCGTTCACGCTCGTGCGGACCGCGTCGACGGGGGACTACAAGGTGCTTCGCATCACCCACGACGTAGCGCTGCAGCCGCGCGAGCGGCAGGTTTGCTCGGTCCTCgccctcggcggcgacggcgtcaaCGGCGGCCGCCTCGCGCGGTGGTGGGAGGTGCAGAGCCCACCTGGAAACGTCAAAACGTGGCACAAGTACGTGGCCGTCGTCGACGGAGTCGCCTACTTCGTGCTGCGCGACGAATTCTTGCTCCGCGAgactggcggcggcgactggatCACGGCGTTCGACGTGGAGGCGGAGCAATGGCGACCCGAACTCGTCGGCGGCCCGCCGGAGACCTTCCACAACCGCCTCCGCGTCTCCCTGGCCGCGCTGAGGGGCTCCTTGGTGGTGGCCCAAGACGACCACCGAGCTGGCACCCTGGACCTGtggttcctcctcgccggcgacggcggcaaggtGGGGCCGCAGCATTGGTCGAAGCTGTACACGGTGACCATGCCATACCACGGGCGGCCATTCCGGCTGGACGGAGAACGCGCGGAGCCGGTGGTGGTGCTCGACGACGGGAGGATCGTCTTCTGGGTGTGGGAGCGCCGTGTCAGTTCACGCGGCGGCGTGATGCGGGTGTACGATCCGAACACCGGCGGTCAAACggacgtggcggcggaggccaaTTGCGTCCATGTTGGCGTGTACACGGGGAGCTTGCTTCGTCCTCGGTGA